In one Candidatus Poribacteria bacterium genomic region, the following are encoded:
- a CDS encoding polysaccharide biosynthesis protein produces the protein MDKPKIKWSFTIVVDVLLVNFAFLFAYLTSRQLGFDFLEQSTVLSTILQNADISPFQPQHVIGFGIATAVTIVRIGLLLAFNLYKPIWQYAAAQEFRTLATAIIVATVGLIGLSMLLKIAWVLFLIDGFYNFALIGFTKFSAQIFQRDKGALHRRSQSNKGAIGLHSESQPSMQRPPTKVLIVGAGETGIGVLRALRNHPEKGYVPIGFIDDAPHKVGRSVAGLEVLGTTRDLTYIARKREIDEVVIAIPSAPGGKIRDIIRQCEYRGCQFKIVPNIHAILEGRASVSQIREVRFEDLLNRSTSQMDLAEVSKYLSGKRVMVTGAGGSIGSELCRQVAKLDPELLILFGRGENSLYHTDIELRESEPQLNRALVIGDIRDNAKVSQVTRKYRPDIIFHAAAHKHVKFMENHPDEAVKNNILGTQNLINAAIEHEVEAFILVSSDKAVNPTSVYGASKRVTEKLVQCKAKQNRTRFIAVRFGNVIGSRASVIPNFKRQIAKGGPVTVTHREATRYFMTIPEAVQLLIQAGAMGNDGEILMLDMGEPIKILDLAQDLIRLSGLEVDTDIKIEFTGLEPGEKLYEELLTPQEGVTATKHQRIFVAQLEQIEERQLLSQIGELSQLADALDSEGIVSKFQELVPTYQPNRAFLTDSDEDSASDIIQFPTETETETVRANRR, from the coding sequence ATGGATAAACCGAAAATAAAATGGAGTTTTACAATTGTTGTTGATGTGCTTCTCGTCAACTTCGCATTTCTATTCGCTTATTTGACCAGCAGGCAACTCGGCTTTGATTTTTTAGAACAATCCACAGTGCTCTCCACCATACTGCAGAATGCTGACATATCTCCCTTCCAACCACAGCATGTTATCGGATTCGGTATCGCCACTGCTGTCACTATAGTCCGTATCGGTTTACTACTGGCTTTCAATCTCTACAAACCGATATGGCAATATGCCGCAGCTCAGGAATTTCGCACGTTGGCAACCGCGATTATCGTTGCGACTGTAGGACTCATTGGGCTTTCAATGCTACTGAAAATTGCTTGGGTCCTCTTCTTAATCGATGGATTTTATAACTTCGCACTCATCGGGTTTACCAAGTTTTCTGCACAAATCTTCCAGCGAGATAAAGGGGCGCTACACAGAAGATCCCAAAGCAATAAAGGTGCCATAGGACTACACTCCGAATCGCAGCCGTCCATGCAAAGACCGCCAACAAAAGTCCTTATTGTTGGCGCAGGTGAAACAGGTATCGGTGTGCTCCGCGCCCTTAGGAACCACCCTGAAAAAGGCTACGTACCAATCGGCTTCATTGACGATGCACCACACAAGGTCGGCAGAAGTGTCGCAGGGCTTGAAGTATTGGGCACGACCCGCGATCTAACCTATATTGCTCGCAAGCGCGAGATTGATGAAGTCGTCATCGCTATCCCTTCAGCACCAGGTGGTAAAATTCGTGATATTATCCGACAGTGCGAATACCGCGGATGTCAGTTTAAAATCGTCCCGAACATTCATGCCATCCTTGAAGGACGAGCCAGCGTCAGTCAGATTCGGGAAGTCCGATTTGAGGATCTTCTGAATCGGTCTACCTCCCAAATGGACCTCGCTGAAGTCTCTAAATATCTTTCAGGAAAACGCGTGATGGTAACCGGAGCAGGTGGCTCAATCGGGTCTGAACTCTGTCGCCAAGTGGCGAAACTCGACCCCGAACTCCTTATTCTCTTCGGGCGCGGTGAAAACAGTCTCTACCATACAGATATAGAACTCCGAGAGTCCGAACCGCAGCTCAATCGCGCTTTAGTTATCGGCGACATCCGGGATAATGCGAAAGTTTCACAAGTTACACGTAAATATCGTCCTGATATTATTTTCCACGCTGCTGCACACAAGCATGTTAAATTCATGGAGAACCATCCCGATGAAGCCGTCAAAAACAACATACTTGGCACGCAAAACCTCATCAATGCAGCAATTGAGCATGAGGTAGAGGCTTTCATCCTCGTCTCATCGGATAAAGCCGTGAACCCAACGAGCGTTTACGGCGCATCCAAACGTGTGACAGAGAAATTGGTTCAATGCAAAGCGAAGCAGAACCGCACCCGATTTATCGCTGTCCGCTTCGGGAACGTTATTGGAAGTCGGGCAAGTGTAATCCCGAACTTCAAACGGCAAATCGCTAAGGGGGGCCCCGTCACCGTCACACATCGCGAAGCGACGCGCTATTTTATGACGATCCCAGAAGCGGTGCAACTTCTCATCCAAGCAGGGGCTATGGGAAACGATGGCGAAATTCTGATGTTAGACATGGGGGAACCCATTAAAATTCTTGACCTCGCCCAAGATCTTATCCGACTTTCTGGGCTTGAAGTCGACACGGACATCAAAATTGAATTTACAGGGTTGGAACCGGGCGAAAAGTTGTACGAGGAACTTCTGACCCCTCAAGAGGGTGTTACAGCAACAAAACACCAGCGCATTTTCGTCGCACAGTTGGAGCAGATAGAGGAACGCCAACTCCTTTCCCAGATAGGAGAACTCTCACAACTCGCAGACGCATTGGATTCAGAAGGTATTGTTTCTAAATTCCAAGAATTGGTCCCAACATACCAGCCGAACCGCGCATTTCTCACAGATAGCGATGAAGATAGCGCGTCTGATATTATCCAGTTTCCTACGGAAACGGAGACGGAAACCGTCAGAGCAAACCGCCGTTAG